From Fusarium oxysporum f. sp. lycopersici 4287 chromosome 13, whole genome shotgun sequence, one genomic window encodes:
- a CDS encoding MFS transporter, SP family, sugar:H+ symporter: MGGMIFGYSSGQVSGYFMMKDYGERFGVPNGDGTYNFSAARQGTITGLLSIGCLFGSLVAGNLCDSIGRRKTISISALWTCVGTIIEVASQHAWYQHAIGRLVTGLGVGALSVAVPMYQSESAPAIIRGLIVSCYQLFVTLGIWCAEMVNWGTNHYDGSASWRIPNALNFLWALLLGVGILLLPESPRFAYRKGKVEEARKTIANLAGLDINSPSVNRQIDDIREKLEEEQALPETRLVEIFTGPRMAYRTILGITLQAGQQLTGINFFFYFGTTVFASTGLKDSYVTQLILGSVNCACTFGGLYVVQKCGRRKSLMIGAAWMMMCFFIYAFVGHFALDRQDPLSTPAAGAVLVTFSCLAIAAFATTWGPLVWAVVAEMYPSQYRSRCMAIATATNWLFNFLIGFL; encoded by the exons ATGGGAGGCATGATCTTTGGATACTCTTCAGGTCAAGTTTCTGGTTATttcatgatgaaggattACGGCGAGCGATTCGGTGTTCCCAACGGCGATGGTACATACAACTTCAGCGCCGCACGACAAGGAACTATCACCGGTCTTCTTTCCATTGGTTGCTTGTTCGGATCTCTCGTTGCTGGCAACCTTTGCGATTCAATTGGCCGCCGCAAGACTATCTCCATCTCTGCTCTCTGGACCTGCGTCGGCACCATCATCGAGGTCGCCTCTCAACACGCCTGGTACCAACACGCGATCGGTCGACTTGTAACAGGTCTTGGTGTCGGCGCTCTGTCTGTCGCTGTCCCCATGTACCAGAGTGAGAGTGCTCCCGCCATCATTCGAGGTCTCATCGTCTCCTGCTATCAGCTCTTTGTCACCCTTGGTATCTGGTGCGCCGAGATGGTTAACTGGGGTACCAACCACTACGATGGTAGCGCTTCTTGGAGAATCCCCAACGCCCTCAACTTCCTCTGGGCTCTCCTTCTCGGTGTTggcatcctcctccttcctGAGTCTCCTCGATTCGCCTACCGAAAGGGTAAGGTTGAGGAAGCCCGAAAGACCATTGCCAACCTTGCTGGTCTCGACATCAACTCCCCCAGTGTCAACCGACAGATCGACGATATCCgcgagaagcttgaggaggaACAGGCTCTTCCCGAGACACGCCTTGTCGAGATCTTCACTGGTCCCCGTATGGCCTACCGTACCATTCTCGGTATCACTCTCCAGGCCGGTCAGCAGCTCACTGgtatcaacttcttcttc TACTTCGGAACCACTGTCTTCGCCTCTACTGGCCTCAAGGACAGCTACGTCACTCAGCTCATTCTCGGCTCAGTTAACTGCGCTTGCACATTCGGCGGTCTCTATGTTGTCCAGAAGTGCGGTCGCAGAAAGTCCCTGATGATCGGTGCCGcctggatgatgatgtgCTTCTTCATCTACGCCTTTGTTGGACATTTCGCTCTTGACCGACAGGACCCTCTCTCCACTCCCGCTGCTGGTGCCGTCCTTGTTACCTTCTCTTGCTTGGCTATCGCTGCCTTTGCTACCACCTGGGGTCCTCTTGTCTGGGCTGTCGTCGCTGAGATGTACCCTTCCCAGTACCGCAGTCGATGCATGGCCATCGCCACTGCTACCAACtggctcttcaacttcctcatcGGTTTCTTGTAA
- a CDS encoding MFS transporter, SP family, sugar:H+ symporter, with the protein MGGMIFGYSSGQVSGYFMMKDYGERFGVPNGDGTYNFSAARQGTITGLLSIGCLFGSLVAGNLCDSIGRRKTISISALWTCVGTIIEVASQHAWYQHAIGRLVTGLGVGALSVAVPMYQSESAPAIIRGLIVSCYQLFVTLGIWCAEMVNWGTNHYDGSASWRIPNALNFLWALLLGVGILLLPESPRFAYRKGKVEEARKTIANLAGLDINSPSVNRQIDDIREKLEEEQALPETRLVEIFTGPRMAYRTILGITLQAGQQLTGINFFFYFGTTVFASTGLKDSYVTQLILGSVNCACTFGGLYVVQKCGRRKSLMIGAAWMMMCFFIYAFVGHFALDRQDPLSTPAAGAVLVTFSCLAIAAFATTWGPLVWAVVAEMYPSQYRSRCMAIATATNWLFNFLIGFFTRFITDAIDYFYGLVYAGCCAALVAIVFFFVIESKDRTLEEIDTMYVQHVNPITSSKWVGEPHGTKHAREGVTDEEASS; encoded by the exons ATGGGAGGCATGATCTTTGGATACTCTTCAGGTCAAGTTTCTGGTTATttcatgatgaaggattACGGCGAGCGATTCGGTGTTCCCAACGGCGATGGTACATACAACTTCAGCGCCGCACGACAAGGAACTATCACCGGTCTTCTTTCCATTGGTTGCTTGTTCGGATCTCTCGTTGCTGGCAACCTTTGCGATTCAATTGGCCGCCGCAAGACTATCTCCATCTCTGCTCTCTGGACCTGCGTCGGCACCATCATCGAGGTCGCCTCTCAACACGCCTGGTACCAACACGCGATCGGTCGACTTGTAACAGGTCTTGGTGTCGGCGCTCTGTCTGTCGCTGTCCCCATGTACCAGAGTGAGAGTGCTCCCGCCATCATTCGAGGTCTCATCGTCTCCTGCTATCAGCTCTTTGTCACCCTTGGTATCTGGTGCGCCGAGATGGTTAACTGGGGTACCAACCACTACGATGGTAGCGCTTCTTGGAGAATCCCCAACGCCCTCAACTTCCTCTGGGCTCTCCTTCTCGGTGTTggcatcctcctccttcctGAGTCTCCTCGATTCGCCTACCGAAAGGGTAAGGTTGAGGAAGCCCGAAAGACCATTGCCAACCTTGCTGGTCTCGACATCAACTCCCCCAGTGTCAACCGACAGATCGACGATATCCgcgagaagcttgaggaggaACAGGCTCTTCCCGAGACACGCCTTGTCGAGATCTTCACTGGTCCCCGTATGGCCTACCGTACCATTCTCGGTATCACTCTCCAGGCCGGTCAGCAGCTCACTGgtatcaacttcttcttc TACTTCGGAACCACTGTCTTCGCCTCTACTGGCCTCAAGGACAGCTACGTCACTCAGCTCATTCTCGGCTCAGTTAACTGCGCTTGCACATTCGGCGGTCTCTATGTTGTCCAGAAGTGCGGTCGCAGAAAGTCCCTGATGATCGGTGCCGcctggatgatgatgtgCTTCTTCATCTACGCCTTTGTTGGACATTTCGCTCTTGACCGACAGGACCCTCTCTCCACTCCCGCTGCTGGTGCCGTCCTTGTTACCTTCTCTTGCTTGGCTATCGCTGCCTTTGCTACCACCTGGGGTCCTCTTGTCTGGGCTGTCGTCGCTGAGATGTACCCTTCCCAGTACCGCAGTCGATGCATGGCCATCGCCACTGCTACCAACtggctcttcaacttcctcatcGGTTTCTT CACTCGATTCATCACTGATGCCATTGACTACTTCTACGGTCTCGTCTACGCCGGATGTTGTGCTGCCCTCGTCGCaattgtcttcttcttcgtcatcgaGTCCAAGGACCGAACTCTCGAGGAGATCGACACCATGTACGTCCAGCACGTCAACCCCATCACTTCTTCCAAGTGGGTTGGCGAGCCCCACGGCACCAAGCACGCCCGAGAGGGTGTCACCGACGAAGAGGCTTCTTCGTaa
- a CDS encoding pectate lyase: protein MKYTAILALAGVSSAAVTKTLPKSAGATSFPTAVPVKGSYDGGMKRFERSPSVCQGQSETGEKDAMFILENGATLSNVIIGASQAEGVHCKGTCTLNNVWWADVCEDAVTLKQTSGTSYINGGGAFHASDKIVQFNGRGTVQIKDFYAEDYGKLVPQLRKLQG from the exons atgaagtACACTGCCATCCTCGCCCTTGCTGGAGTCTCCTCCGCCGCTGTCACCAAGACTCTCCCCAAGTCTGCTGGTGCTACTTCATTCCCTACTGCTGTTCCTGTCAAGGGCAGCTACGATGGTGGCATGAAGCGATTCGAGCGAAGCC CCTCTGTTTGCCAAGGCCAGTCCGAAACTGGTGAGAAGGATGCTATGTTCATTCTCGAGAACGGTGCCACTCTTTCCAACGTGATTATCGGCGCATCTCAGGCCGAAGGTGTACACTGCAAGGGTACTTG CACCCTGAACAACGTCTGGTGGGCCGACGTCTGTGAGGACGCCGTCACCCTCAAGCAGACCAGTGGAACTTCTTACATCAACGGTGGCGGTGCTTTCCATGCTAGCGACAAGATCGTCCAGTTCAACGGCCGCGGAACCGTCCAGATCAAGGATTTCTACGCCGAAGACTACGGAAAGCTCGTCCCGCAGCTGCGGAAACTGCAAGGATAA
- a CDS encoding MFS transporter, SP family, sugar:H+ symporter translates to MGGMIFGYSSGQVSGYFMMKDYGERFGVPNGDGTYNFSAARQGTITGLLSIGCLFGSLVAGNLCDSIGRRKTISISALWTCVGTIIEVASQHAWYQHAIGRLVTGLGVGALSVAVPMYQSESAPAIIRGLIVSCYQLFVTLGIWCAEMVNWGTNHYDGSASWRIPNALNFLWALLLGVGILLLPESPRFAYRKGKVEEARKTIANLAGLDINSPSVNRQIDDIREKLEEEQALPETRLVEIFTGPRMAYRTILGITLQAGQQLTGINFFFVSKLNGITSQQLTNNHSTSEPLSSPLLASRTATSLSSFSAQLTALAHSAVSMLSRSAVAESP, encoded by the coding sequence ATGGGAGGCATGATCTTTGGATACTCTTCAGGTCAAGTTTCTGGTTATttcatgatgaaggattACGGCGAGCGATTCGGTGTTCCCAACGGCGATGGTACATACAACTTCAGCGCCGCACGACAAGGAACTATCACCGGTCTTCTTTCCATTGGTTGCTTGTTCGGATCTCTCGTTGCTGGCAACCTTTGCGATTCAATTGGCCGCCGCAAGACTATCTCCATCTCTGCTCTCTGGACCTGCGTCGGCACCATCATCGAGGTCGCCTCTCAACACGCCTGGTACCAACACGCGATCGGTCGACTTGTAACAGGTCTTGGTGTCGGCGCTCTGTCTGTCGCTGTCCCCATGTACCAGAGTGAGAGTGCTCCCGCCATCATTCGAGGTCTCATCGTCTCCTGCTATCAGCTCTTTGTCACCCTTGGTATCTGGTGCGCCGAGATGGTTAACTGGGGTACCAACCACTACGATGGTAGCGCTTCTTGGAGAATCCCCAACGCCCTCAACTTCCTCTGGGCTCTCCTTCTCGGTGTTggcatcctcctccttcctGAGTCTCCTCGATTCGCCTACCGAAAGGGTAAGGTTGAGGAAGCCCGAAAGACCATTGCCAACCTTGCTGGTCTCGACATCAACTCCCCCAGTGTCAACCGACAGATCGACGATATCCgcgagaagcttgaggaggaACAGGCTCTTCCCGAGACACGCCTTGTCGAGATCTTCACTGGTCCCCGTATGGCCTACCGTACCATTCTCGGTATCACTCTCCAGGCCGGTCAGCAGCTCACTGgtatcaacttcttcttcgtaagtAAACTCAATGGCATCACATCGCAACAATTGACTAACAATCACAGTACTTCGGAACCACTGTCTTCGCCTCTACTGGCCTCAAGGACAGCTACGTCACTCAGCTCATTCTCGGCTCAGTTAACTGCGCTTGCACATTCGGCGGTCTCTATGTTGTCCAGAAGTGCGGTCGCAGAAAGTCCCTGA
- a CDS encoding MFS transporter, SP family, sugar:H+ symporter, whose amino-acid sequence MKFFGSKRHEHAGEGQHLERKPSPDTDGRITFRACFMGLVASMGGMIFGYSSGQVSGYFMMKDYGERFGVPNGDGTYNFSAARQGTITGLLSIGCLFGSLVAGNLCDSIGRRKTISISALWTCVGTIIEVASQHAWYQHAIGRLVTGLGVGALSVAVPMYQSESAPAIIRGLIVSCYQLFVTLGIWCAEMVNWGTNHYDGSASWRIPNALNFLWALLLGVGILLLPESPRFAYRKGKVEEARKTIANLAGLDINSPSVNRQIDDIREKLEEEQALPETRLVEIFTGPRMAYRTILGITLQAGQQLTGINFFFYFGTTVFASTGLKDSYVTQLILGSVNCACTFGGLYVVQKCGRRKSLMIGAAWMMMCFFIYAFVGHFALDRQDPLSTPAAGAVLVTFSCLAIAAFATTWGPLVWAVVAEMYPSQYRSRCMAIATATNWLFNFLIGFL is encoded by the exons ATGAAGTTCTTTGGTAGTAAACGCCATGAACATGCTGGCGAGGGTCAGCATCTCGAGAGGAAGCCTTCTCCCGATACCGATGGTCGCATCACCTTCCGGGCCTGCTTCATGGGCCTGGTCGCATCT ATGGGAGGCATGATCTTTGGATACTCTTCAGGTCAAGTTTCTGGTTATttcatgatgaaggattACGGCGAGCGATTCGGTGTTCCCAACGGCGATGGTACATACAACTTCAGCGCCGCACGACAAGGAACTATCACCGGTCTTCTTTCCATTGGTTGCTTGTTCGGATCTCTCGTTGCTGGCAACCTTTGCGATTCAATTGGCCGCCGCAAGACTATCTCCATCTCTGCTCTCTGGACCTGCGTCGGCACCATCATCGAGGTCGCCTCTCAACACGCCTGGTACCAACACGCGATCGGTCGACTTGTAACAGGTCTTGGTGTCGGCGCTCTGTCTGTCGCTGTCCCCATGTACCAGAGTGAGAGTGCTCCCGCCATCATTCGAGGTCTCATCGTCTCCTGCTATCAGCTCTTTGTCACCCTTGGTATCTGGTGCGCCGAGATGGTTAACTGGGGTACCAACCACTACGATGGTAGCGCTTCTTGGAGAATCCCCAACGCCCTCAACTTCCTCTGGGCTCTCCTTCTCGGTGTTggcatcctcctccttcctGAGTCTCCTCGATTCGCCTACCGAAAGGGTAAGGTTGAGGAAGCCCGAAAGACCATTGCCAACCTTGCTGGTCTCGACATCAACTCCCCCAGTGTCAACCGACAGATCGACGATATCCgcgagaagcttgaggaggaACAGGCTCTTCCCGAGACACGCCTTGTCGAGATCTTCACTGGTCCCCGTATGGCCTACCGTACCATTCTCGGTATCACTCTCCAGGCCGGTCAGCAGCTCACTGgtatcaacttcttcttc TACTTCGGAACCACTGTCTTCGCCTCTACTGGCCTCAAGGACAGCTACGTCACTCAGCTCATTCTCGGCTCAGTTAACTGCGCTTGCACATTCGGCGGTCTCTATGTTGTCCAGAAGTGCGGTCGCAGAAAGTCCCTGATGATCGGTGCCGcctggatgatgatgtgCTTCTTCATCTACGCCTTTGTTGGACATTTCGCTCTTGACCGACAGGACCCTCTCTCCACTCCCGCTGCTGGTGCCGTCCTTGTTACCTTCTCTTGCTTGGCTATCGCTGCCTTTGCTACCACCTGGGGTCCTCTTGTCTGGGCTGTCGTCGCTGAGATGTACCCTTCCCAGTACCGCAGTCGATGCATGGCCATCGCCACTGCTACCAACtggctcttcaacttcctcatcGGTTTCTTGTAA
- a CDS encoding MFS transporter, SP family, sugar:H+ symporter, which yields MKFFGSKRHEHAGEGQHLERKPSPDTDGRITFRACFMGLVASMGGMIFGYSSGQVSGYFMMKDYGERFGVPNGDGTYNFSAARQGTITGLLSIGCLFGSLVAGNLCDSIGRRKTISISALWTCVGTIIEVASQHAWYQHAIGRLVTGLGVGALSVAVPMYQSESAPAIIRGLIVSCYQLFVTLGIWCAEMVNWGTNHYDGSASWRIPNALNFLWALLLGVGILLLPESPRFAYRKGKVEEARKTIANLAGLDINSPSVNRQIDDIREKLEEEQALPETRLVEIFTGPRMAYRTILGITLQAGQQLTGINFFFYFGTTVFASTGLKDSYVTQLILGSVNCACTFGGLYVVQKCGRRKSLMIGAAWMMMCFFIYAFVGHFALDRQDPLSTPAAGAVLVTFSCLAIAAFATTWGPLVWAVVAEMYPSQYRSRCMAIATATNWLFNFLIGFFTRFITDAIDYFYGLVYAGCCAALVAIVFFFVIESKDRTLEEIDTMYVQHVNPITSSKWVGEPHGTKHAREGVTDEEASS from the exons ATGAAGTTCTTTGGTAGTAAACGCCATGAACATGCTGGCGAGGGTCAGCATCTCGAGAGGAAGCCTTCTCCCGATACCGATGGTCGCATCACCTTCCGGGCCTGCTTCATGGGCCTGGTCGCATCT ATGGGAGGCATGATCTTTGGATACTCTTCAGGTCAAGTTTCTGGTTATttcatgatgaaggattACGGCGAGCGATTCGGTGTTCCCAACGGCGATGGTACATACAACTTCAGCGCCGCACGACAAGGAACTATCACCGGTCTTCTTTCCATTGGTTGCTTGTTCGGATCTCTCGTTGCTGGCAACCTTTGCGATTCAATTGGCCGCCGCAAGACTATCTCCATCTCTGCTCTCTGGACCTGCGTCGGCACCATCATCGAGGTCGCCTCTCAACACGCCTGGTACCAACACGCGATCGGTCGACTTGTAACAGGTCTTGGTGTCGGCGCTCTGTCTGTCGCTGTCCCCATGTACCAGAGTGAGAGTGCTCCCGCCATCATTCGAGGTCTCATCGTCTCCTGCTATCAGCTCTTTGTCACCCTTGGTATCTGGTGCGCCGAGATGGTTAACTGGGGTACCAACCACTACGATGGTAGCGCTTCTTGGAGAATCCCCAACGCCCTCAACTTCCTCTGGGCTCTCCTTCTCGGTGTTggcatcctcctccttcctGAGTCTCCTCGATTCGCCTACCGAAAGGGTAAGGTTGAGGAAGCCCGAAAGACCATTGCCAACCTTGCTGGTCTCGACATCAACTCCCCCAGTGTCAACCGACAGATCGACGATATCCgcgagaagcttgaggaggaACAGGCTCTTCCCGAGACACGCCTTGTCGAGATCTTCACTGGTCCCCGTATGGCCTACCGTACCATTCTCGGTATCACTCTCCAGGCCGGTCAGCAGCTCACTGgtatcaacttcttcttc TACTTCGGAACCACTGTCTTCGCCTCTACTGGCCTCAAGGACAGCTACGTCACTCAGCTCATTCTCGGCTCAGTTAACTGCGCTTGCACATTCGGCGGTCTCTATGTTGTCCAGAAGTGCGGTCGCAGAAAGTCCCTGATGATCGGTGCCGcctggatgatgatgtgCTTCTTCATCTACGCCTTTGTTGGACATTTCGCTCTTGACCGACAGGACCCTCTCTCCACTCCCGCTGCTGGTGCCGTCCTTGTTACCTTCTCTTGCTTGGCTATCGCTGCCTTTGCTACCACCTGGGGTCCTCTTGTCTGGGCTGTCGTCGCTGAGATGTACCCTTCCCAGTACCGCAGTCGATGCATGGCCATCGCCACTGCTACCAACtggctcttcaacttcctcatcGGTTTCTT CACTCGATTCATCACTGATGCCATTGACTACTTCTACGGTCTCGTCTACGCCGGATGTTGTGCTGCCCTCGTCGCaattgtcttcttcttcgtcatcgaGTCCAAGGACCGAACTCTCGAGGAGATCGACACCATGTACGTCCAGCACGTCAACCCCATCACTTCTTCCAAGTGGGTTGGCGAGCCCCACGGCACCAAGCACGCCCGAGAGGGTGTCACCGACGAAGAGGCTTCTTCGTaa
- a CDS encoding MFS transporter, SP family, sugar:H+ symporter, with translation MKFFGSKRHEHAGEGQHLERKPSPDTDGRITFRACFMGLVASMGGMIFGYSSGQVSGYFMMKDYGERFGVPNGDGTYNFSAARQGTITGLLSIGCLFGSLVAGNLCDSIGRRKTISISALWTCVGTIIEVASQHAWYQHAIGRLVTGLGVGALSVAVPMYQSESAPAIIRGLIVSCYQLFVTLGIWCAEMVNWGTNHYDGSASWRIPNALNFLWALLLGVGILLLPESPRFAYRKGKVEEARKTIANLAGLDINSPSVNRQIDDIREKLEEEQALPETRLVEIFTGPRMAYRTILGITLQAGQQLTGINFFFVSKLNGITSQQLTNNHSTSEPLSSPLLASRTATSLSSFSAQLTALAHSAVSMLSRSAVAESP, from the exons ATGAAGTTCTTTGGTAGTAAACGCCATGAACATGCTGGCGAGGGTCAGCATCTCGAGAGGAAGCCTTCTCCCGATACCGATGGTCGCATCACCTTCCGGGCCTGCTTCATGGGCCTGGTCGCATCT ATGGGAGGCATGATCTTTGGATACTCTTCAGGTCAAGTTTCTGGTTATttcatgatgaaggattACGGCGAGCGATTCGGTGTTCCCAACGGCGATGGTACATACAACTTCAGCGCCGCACGACAAGGAACTATCACCGGTCTTCTTTCCATTGGTTGCTTGTTCGGATCTCTCGTTGCTGGCAACCTTTGCGATTCAATTGGCCGCCGCAAGACTATCTCCATCTCTGCTCTCTGGACCTGCGTCGGCACCATCATCGAGGTCGCCTCTCAACACGCCTGGTACCAACACGCGATCGGTCGACTTGTAACAGGTCTTGGTGTCGGCGCTCTGTCTGTCGCTGTCCCCATGTACCAGAGTGAGAGTGCTCCCGCCATCATTCGAGGTCTCATCGTCTCCTGCTATCAGCTCTTTGTCACCCTTGGTATCTGGTGCGCCGAGATGGTTAACTGGGGTACCAACCACTACGATGGTAGCGCTTCTTGGAGAATCCCCAACGCCCTCAACTTCCTCTGGGCTCTCCTTCTCGGTGTTggcatcctcctccttcctGAGTCTCCTCGATTCGCCTACCGAAAGGGTAAGGTTGAGGAAGCCCGAAAGACCATTGCCAACCTTGCTGGTCTCGACATCAACTCCCCCAGTGTCAACCGACAGATCGACGATATCCgcgagaagcttgaggaggaACAGGCTCTTCCCGAGACACGCCTTGTCGAGATCTTCACTGGTCCCCGTATGGCCTACCGTACCATTCTCGGTATCACTCTCCAGGCCGGTCAGCAGCTCACTGgtatcaacttcttcttcgtaagtAAACTCAATGGCATCACATCGCAACAATTGACTAACAATCACAGTACTTCGGAACCACTGTCTTCGCCTCTACTGGCCTCAAGGACAGCTACGTCACTCAGCTCATTCTCGGCTCAGTTAACTGCGCTTGCACATTCGGCGGTCTCTATGTTGTCCAGAAGTGCGGTCGCAGAAAGTCCCTGA